Within Vigna unguiculata cultivar IT97K-499-35 chromosome 2, ASM411807v1, whole genome shotgun sequence, the genomic segment TATTGGATTGCATTCTTCTTCTTTCACCACAATCCAATCAATTGCTACTACACATTTCCTATCACAAATGACTAAATACAGTTTTTGTGTATAATTTTTCGAATAATACTTATATAATGTATttctatcataaaaaatatatattttagatagGTGATTGAACTGAGACACGAACGATTGGAAGTGGGAACGGAGTTTCCAAATTTGGAAGAGAAGATGAGATCGAAGTGGGTAATTAGTATTTGATGCTAAATCCATGATTAGTGTGAAAAGGTTGACAAGAGAGATTTGGATGGCTAAAACCAATGACTAATTGTTGTATTTTCACACCCTCCCATGGTACTATATATCCGAAATCTATTAGTATCTAACTTTTAAAAGCTTGAAAGTGTGCAACTTTCCTAAATCTGCATACTTGCTACTACTTGAAGTGAATCCATACACAAGGaagttactttttctttttcacgtTGCAAGTTGCAAGTTGCATTAATGCATTTTTTATTGTGAGCAGAAGGTGACCAGAGGGTGATCAATAAAGTCCAGTAGATGAGTGTGATGCCAAACTCTCTCCAACCTCGAAATCACAGCTACAAAATATTACACTTTCTTATGTTCAATTATTTCATATTCAATCTTATAAatcaaaaagttaaaagaataaactcaaaactaataatatattcatCATTGTTCTAACATGACATTTATTGAAACTCGGTTACGATTttgaatttaacaaaaattgaagaaatttattttctccGTTCATCAGTTGAAATAAATAATGCGACATGGGTATCGACGAGATCTTCAACCTGCTCAATATCACGACGAAAGGAGGGTTTAATTCTCGTTGTCTTCATCTGATAATGCCAATGGGAATGGCCAAAATTTTGGGACGGAGATGAAGTTATTCATAAGCCATTCGTtggtgttaaaaaaaaaattgagcaaGTAAATTAATTGTCACAGTCGTTCATAAATTATACAAGCAAATAATTTGAGTGGCGGCATCCACGCCTGAACATTACATCACAAACATCATGGAGATGTTGCTGTTTGttcttattcattattttatcttcaattattttgtaattgtaaACCAACCCTTTTTGCACAAACTTAATAAACAAACTGAAAATAGTAGTATTAAAACCTCATTTTGATTTaactttttgtgttttaaaatttgcAAAACAAGTTCTAATAAGAATATACGAAAtcatataacatttttattatccCAAACGGAGCacatacataattatttttgaattacaaaACTTGTGTGGCTAAGAAGTGAAATGCACAACCCAACGGCCAATTAACTGAAAGCCGAACGAACGTATTAAATATTGGAAGaaacaaaatagataaaaaatagaagTAGTTAGCCTATAGATGTCGAAGCACCGTTCCATTTCTTAAATCGATTAAGAGCCGAAAACAGTAGGTCAAACGCACACAACACAAATCTATTCTCAGCAATCACGCGAGAAAACATCAAAATAACACGtcgagaaaaaaataattgaaccGATCCTTGTTCATGTTCATATTTACACTTGGATGATGGGTTTCgatgttttaataataaaatgtgacAGTGTTCCTAGAATGTCCTCCTGTGTGTTTGTCCCTGGAGAAAGAAGAGGATGTAAATGCCAGCTGCCTAATTCCGTGTGTGGAAATGAAGCTTCGTACTCCAAACAAGTGCTCGGTTATAAGACACGACCAAATAATGTTTGGTTGTAAAAGTTGAGAAGTGTCAATCTTTGCATAGATTCTCATTGCGCATCTCTTAAAGCACAAGTTGGCACCTTAGATTCCGTAGAATATCATGCAAGTGGCCATTCGCATACACAATTAGAAAATCATTGCCCACCAAATTCACCACCCATTTATTGTGACACTGTTAGTGAAAGCCCACCAAACTGAGTTGTTGCCACAAACGCCACCAAAACAGAAACAACCACCGCCATAACACGGTTGTATCTTCCGTCTGAATCAACTCCAGATGTTTCCACCGCCATTGGGTTCCCCGATTTGATTGAACTGCGTTCAAATTCAAACACCCAGTTAGCATTTAAACATCACATCGCGAAATTATTGTCGACGCTCTATCTGGACGGtgcaattaaattaaaacacgACATTTGAAAATAGGGGAAAAAACGTGACAACCATGTTTTTGGTGATATCGCACCCAAAACTGGTCCCCTAATTGACATTCCGCAAAAACTTCATTTTCCTCAGAACAATTTCAACGCCACTAATCAATTTTCCTCTGTTCTAAAACACGTTTTAACAGCTAGAGTTTCCGTGGATCAGTTAATTAATCATCAtcgattttaataaaaattacgtCAGCTATGGGAAAAAGtgattctaataataataataataaaaaaattaccttGTGGTGGGTTGCGGGCAGAAAGTGATGGTATAATCCGCAGAGGCGCAAGTGAAGGTGCTGGTGCCATCGTCGTAAGCGTAGCTGTAAGCGCGTGGGCACGCGCTCTTGAAGAACTGCGAGTAGGAGCTGGGTCTGCATGTGTCAGGCGTCGCGTAAGCGCCACTGCAGCAGTACTGTGGATCGTTGAAAGCCTCGCACGCGCTTCTACACGCCACGCCCTCGCCGCTGCTCATCACCTTGAGCTCCGTGGGGCACGGCGTGTTCAGGTCCACCACGCACCCCGTCGCGGTGCAGTTTCCGCCGCCGGTTCCGCCCTGGGGCTCCACCATCATCGGAAGGTTGTAACCGTCGACCAGGCTCACGTCGAAGAAATCCAGCCCGCCGGCTCCGTTCAGCGTGAACTCTGCCAGCGTGGCCGGCGGCGCGGCGTTACCTCCGGCGCATTCCACGGCGGAGGAGCCACAGTCGCCGGTGACACAGGAGAATTTCCCGGCGTCGTCTTGGGAGCAGTGGGTGCGTCCCCAGAGGCGGCCGGACCAGGCGGGTGGCACACCGACGACGTTGGACTCGCCGGACTGCAAAGCAAAGCCGGTGGTGGAGAGCGGCGAGGTTCCCGCACCGGATAAAAGACCGGGCCACACTGTGTAGCTGCACTTGTTCACAATGGTGAATGTAGTTGAATAAGAACCTGCCCAACATTAAACCCAACaacggtaaaaaaaaaatggtttgacAGTTAATACAAGTGTAATAAAAATCAACAACATTCTATGTTTGTTAATGAATCCAAAACATGCTCATGTTCATGTACTTGAAAATAGTATATCCAACATTTTAACATGAAAGTTTTCACGTTAGCATGAATGGTTGGTTACCTGTTAGAAATTGGAAGAGAAATAGTGTGAAAAAAGAGGTGGAGAATCGAGTTGAAGGAGCCATGGTAGAAAGTTGGAGAATAAATGAATGTAGGAAAAGATGGAAGTGAAAAATAGAATAACTAATATTCGATTTTCCTTTGTGGATGGTTTTGGAGAGAAGTGTTTCTTATAGTGAGGTTTGGGTTGGAGAACTCATATATATAGAGTTTTTCGATGTGGGGCATTTGGGTTTAGGGTAATGGGTGTGGGACCAAGTGTAGCAGTGCACATGCATGCATAAACCGCCAATGTGAAGGTCGGCGATGTCTGGTTTATTTGTGACGATTTCACATAGGCCCTAGATTGGAGGAACCTtaatataagtatataaaatgacaaaaaatataataatgaagGGTATGGGGTTGGGGTTGGGGTTGGGGTTGGGAAGGAATAAAAAACAGTGCTTGAATTGGAGCTGAAAAAGGACGGCTAGGCAAAAATGTGAATAATTATGGGAAGAAGCTTTGATACTCGTGCACTTGAAGCcactattatcatttttttcctttgaaaTAACGTAGGATTGAGGGTGGTTCAGTGGAGGTCAAGTGGAGGACTGAAAGTTCAAATATAAGACATAAGACAGTAGAAGTACTTATTCCATGTGATTTTTGTCCCTTCACATGGACCATCCATCCATCATATGCTCACATGCATTCtcccttttatttttcattcttcaATAACTTATCCTTTCTCTGTTGCTAAATAATAAACTtcaataaattagttttttaaaattgctGTTTGCAATCTCAAAACCAAACCCACACTTCTACTCATATTATAAAATACCCGTACAGATCAATCTATTATAAATCTCACCGGCTTTTTTGAATGagtaatatgaaattattatacaatttttttgtgataaaaaattgtaatttgtcGCTCAGTATTGGACTTGAACACGGCCCAAAAAAATCTGAAAAGGTAGATGAAAAACATCACAGTGCACAGTACCAGCCCATATCACGCAACAACTAACTACCAAACCAGTAAACCACTGGAACGTGGCATTCAAAACGAAAACAAAGTATGATCTATGCAACAGCAAAGTAATAAGACCAAAGATATTTTCTGAATAAGCCGAAAATACTGAAAATTTTGAAACCACTAAAGACAATTTTTCGTTTCAAgttgttttgaaatttgtgtctcaaacaaaagaagaaaaaatatctcACCACTGTGTCAGAATACTGACAGCACGTAGCAGAGATTTGTGTTACAACtaactaaagaaaatagaaaTGTAACATTCACAAAGATGCAAGTTACCAACTTACCAAGTTAGTTGCATGTTAATTGTAGCAGTTACATATGTGTCCTGTGAATTGATGAAAGGTCAACAACGTTAACGGTCCTGTATTACGGCCTTTGCTGTGTCTTGGGGATGTGACGTAAGCTCTTCAGTGATGACATAAGAAATTAAAgtctttgttttcaatttttttgttagttGCTTCATTTCATTTTCTACATCTAGCACAAGTTGGTAAGAGATCAATCTACCACCACATTTATATTttctactatatttttttaatcaatcaatcctaataacttttaattcttttttatctaCTTGCATATTTAGATTGGCACAAGTTGGAAACAGAAGATGATGAATTTCGTAGCCATGTaaacttttacttttataagtCCTAAAATGTTCTTTTCGAAATTATGATAACCAGCGTCAACAAAACATTATCATTTATGAAAAGCCAATCAATGTatcatatcttttttatttgacttatcAGGAAAAGTTTATCTGAAAAACATTAgtgatattttagtttattttttgtagATTCAAAGAAGTAAATTAGTGTAGGTATATAAAGTGAATGGCTAAATTAGGTATAACTTTTAGAACCGTCGCATGTGAACCTAGATCATGGGCTTTATGACTCAAATTCTGTATCAGTGACGGTGATTCTGTTATGATTTCTTTTAGGTAtaattcttttgttatttttttttcctcagCAACAAaacagataatttttttttttataaaggaTGACATGGCATAAGGAGTGTCGTGTCTTTACAACAGGACCTAATGTTCACTCAATTAGAAGTAACATGTTCATagcaccaaaaaaaaaaaaaaagataaaaaaatatcacattGATACTTAGAGAAGTTCTTTTTACACAGAGAAAAAcacaatataaatttttatgttacgTTCAAATAGATGAATGTGAATGAATTTTATATAGGATCTTACTTTATAGTATGTATTATTATAAAGTTTGATCTGCACTTGTTTGAAGATATTTTACACAACTACTTTGTTACTTGTCAATAAAACTTGattctaaaatgtaaaaatgtgAAATTTCTCATGCACTAATATCACCTTTCAGTTTGTTTGAtttgagaaaaagaatgaagaaagaaaacacattttaataattaaaaaaaaaaactatagattgtaatactttttttacttaatattattatgggcttttaaatttttttgatttgACATGTAGTTTGAAAGTTATACTTAATCAGgctaaaataaacaattttacttattttagtataatagtGTATGATTGTTGTTTATGAGGTTTGAGATAATGGAAGAACTCTATCGTGGGATAATTAATtctagggttaaatatgtttttggtccctcaagtttcactaaattttaaaattagtcattttttaaaactttataccaatttagtcattcatctttaaaaatgtaatgatttagtccttcttgccaaattttgttaagtttatttgatattttaaatgcattttatgataatatttgagttaacattgaagcaaaaatgtattgaacggtgtaaataattcaaatactatcatgaaatgcatttaaaatgtaaggtaaatttaacaaaaaataattaaaataactaaattggtcaaaaattttgaagagtgactaatttcaaattttattgaaacttgagggattaaaaacatatttaatccttaattcTATATAGATATGATTTCTTTAAAACATAGTAATTTCAATATTGTGTTGCGAAATTTGCCGTAAGTCACTTTATCATATTGTTGACAAAATGGAAAGTTTGTCAgcccaaaatgaaaagtttattttaatatcaccAAAGTCCCCAAGCCATTCTTAGTCCCACAccaaacaacaaattaatggcCCATGATAACTTACTATTTACACCCCCTATTTTTCCCTTTCCCACCATTTCCCAGATATTAGTTTTAATTGTTTGATGTGAACGCCATTTGTTCCCATATGATTATTATTCCAAGTTTGCTAGTGAGaaataaaattctattttaattcattcataaatttgataactACACCGACAAAGGATGTATAAATATCCCAAACGTTACAGTTCATTGTTTACTCATCAGTACAATCAatttattcatttcactttGCCCTTTTATATAAAAGCTTTCATTAtgaatcaattaaataaaactttgaatgtgattttaaattaatgacCACAAAGGTTACTAATGTTTAATAAtgtaacaaattttaacatgttaaaataattcgATTTACAAAAACAGTATAAAGAGAATAATGCATCTTCAAAAGCTCTATTCTAAAGTTATcgtttaaactaaaataagatCTTAGAGTTATTATTAATCCATACACCTAACCATGTTTTGAAACATGGCAACATAATCTGCACAattagataatataatatttggtTAAGGGGTTAGTTCGT encodes:
- the LOC114168278 gene encoding thaumatin-like protein 1, translated to MAPSTRFSTSFFTLFLFQFLTGSYSTTFTIVNKCSYTVWPGLLSGAGTSPLSTTGFALQSGESNVVGVPPAWSGRLWGRTHCSQDDAGKFSCVTGDCGSSAVECAGGNAAPPATLAEFTLNGAGGLDFFDVSLVDGYNLPMMVEPQGGTGGGNCTATGCVVDLNTPCPTELKVMSSGEGVACRSACEAFNDPQYCCSGAYATPDTCRPSSYSQFFKSACPRAYSYAYDDGTSTFTCASADYTITFCPQPTTSSIKSGNPMAVETSGVDSDGRYNRVMAVVVSVLVAFVATTQFGGLSLTVSQ